ACAATTCTTGACTTGTTTGGATATATAAAATTCAAGTGAATCGGTCCCTATCAAATTAGGTAATTTCAACAAATATCACAAAAATAATTAGGTAAATGTATATggaattgaaaataaatacaaGAGATAAATATGATTAAACAGAATATACTGGATCAATCTGAGCAACCATTTTTATTAACGATATCATGGAAAATATTGATGATTAAAATAATCGATTTCATaataatatgaataaataacaaaattttttatatttaagcaaatatatattatcaataattttaataatatcctTGCAAAAATTACCATTGATGAAGAgattatatgaaataattaaaaaaaatgatacggAATAACGAAGTTATgagataaaatattcatttctaATGAATTGACATTGTAGTGATTTGAATTACAAgcatttcataaacatatattaatttatctttatttatagTTCAATATGTGTATCAAATTCATAGTCtttatgggaaaaaaaaaaaaacaaattcgattTGAATATTTAATCTTTGTTGTCATATTTCAATTAATAGATCGACAAAATAAGGAGATCATTTGatgatttcaaataatatttgctACGCCCGTGTTGCTTACTAGTATTTCAAAAAACACGAAAAGTTTTGGGCCGATTATTTTTCACATCAGATCTGTATAGTAGTTCTCATTCAGAAACAAGTGTACTAATTGGGGCGGAGTGAGGATAGAACAGCATCTTGAAGAGAGCTGTCTCTTTGCATTGCAGCCTTGAACTCTTCGAAGGTGACTTTGCCATCATTGTTGGCGTCCATTACATCAAATATCTCGTCTAGTTTCCCTGCTTCTGTTATATCTATTGGAAGACAGTCATCGGGCAATGCCTGTGCATGTTATGTTCCCACGTATTAATTTCCCACAAAACTAATTAACTATATATAAGcattaattatttgaatatttCTAATGAGAATCAATGAATTACCCTTAACATTGCTGCTACTTCTTCCTTGCTGATGCATCCAGAGCGGTCCGTATCGTACATCTGAAGCAAAATGATAAAACAAAGATTTTGTGTTGAGTCAAatgtagggatggcaatgggtagggtatgggtcggatttcatacctCTATCCCCATactcatttattaaattcatcctcatacccatccccatacccatcgggtattgaatttcatcctcatccacatacccatcggattatcggatacacatagcctacccaaatacccaattgtcatatacaattgaattttttcaaatttaaattgcttCAATGaagttataaatatttaaaaaattatttaaatgaacaataaaaaaaattattcaagctttataataagtatatatatatatatataaaatgaagttttatatattttcttctcttttaatatacaaagcatcgttttctttaattttcaaatttatgattatatgtattgaaaactccgaaaatcggtggattgacttatgaatctttaatataaataaatataattactatatatatacatatatacatacatatgtatatttatatatattaatttaaacgggtattcAGGTCGGGGgtgggtcggattatatcaaacccgcctccatacccgaacccgaaaatacccatacccgattacccaattatttaatcgggtctaaaaatccctccatgccctcttctattcgggtcgaGTATCGAATCCAACGGATTCGAaggaaattgccatccctagtCAAATGCATTTTGCCCTTTAGTTTTTGGGGTCAAAGAGTAATTCAAAATTCACCTGAAAGCAAAGGCGAAGTGCATCATCTCCCTTTGAATACTTAAGACTTGAAAATCCcccaacgatttctctcatatCAACGGTCCCATCCCTGTTGTTATCAAACAGATCAAAGATTCGCGGGGCAAGGGGGACGAGAGATAACATTTCCATCGCTTTCAACACCTCCTCGAATTCGGGCAATGTTGCCTGATCATTCTTACATCTGCAGTTAGCCAAAACAAACATCCTCAGACCGTCTAAAATCTAGTCGAAAATGATGAAGGAATGAGTGATCTGTACTGTTTGATTAGAAGGCATAGTTACATTTTCTTGAAGTTTGTCCTGAGATTTTCAAGTTCCTCTGGCTTGAGATCGTATGATCCCACTAAACTCTTGAGTTTCTTAGTTTTCAAAGAGAAGCTGCTGCTCAGCACACTAGCCATAGCAGCTGCACGAAACTTGCGCCTAGCGTTGAAGCTCTGCAACCGTGAAACGATTTCTGCATCCATCTGTTCTTCCTTCGCTTGATCACCGGTCACCCATGGATGCTGAAGAATCTACAGAAATCGAGAAATGGTTACACTCGTTCATGAACAGAAGTTTTCGCGTTTTATGCGACTCTAGCATTAGACTATCACATAATTCACTAGACATGTAAAATGACTGAACTTGTTTGATTAGATGCAGATTATGACACCTCTTCGGCAGTCGGTCTCAAGTCGGGATCAACTTTCAAAAGGCTGGTGATTAATTGTTTTACTGATGATGAGATATTCTTCCATGTTTTCTCATAGAAACTGAATTGTCCCTGTCCCATAAAATGTTGAATAATTAGCTTTAGGAATTAAAAATTGTCGAAAATCTGAACTCAGATTAAGTACTTCAAAGAAATGGAAAGTTTACATTTAATATCATTTGCTGCTTCTGCCTGTTTGACTGGGCAATAAAAGGAGGGTACCTGAAAATTACAGAGATTATATCTTTACTATGTAACTCATTTTATCTTATAGTTTTTTTCCCCTGATATTTCTATAGATGTGCTTCATATATATGTTAGTCATAATCTGATTATGGTGATTTAAAAATTTCAGTTCTGATTATGTTTACTGTCTGAGATTGAAGATCAAATGTAAAATTAATTCTAAGTCAAATTAAGATAGTTTTTCTTATACATTTCAGGAGAAACTGACCCGGAGAGGAGTATATAGAGGATGACACCAAGTGACCAGATATCGCTTTTTGAAGTAATCTGGTTGCGAGATAACGCCTCTGGAGAGACATAATCGATCGAACCGAACAATCCCACGACAGGATCAGTGAAATCCTCGACGGAACTCAGTCCAAAATCCATGATCTTCAATGGAGATTTCTCATCTCTAGTCAAGAAAAGGCAGTTCTCAGGCTTCAAATCCCTGTGCACAACGTTGGCACGGTGCAGCGCTGCTAGACCATGCGCGAGCTGTTTAATGACAACTGCTGCGTCTGACTCGGAAAAGCTTGCCTTGGCCACAATCCGATCGAAAAGCTCGCCTCCCGAGCAGAGCTCGAGTATTAGATGAACCCCGCCGTTGTCTTCATAAACATCATATAGGTGGATGACATTCGGGTGAGGTGAAACATCTTCCACTATTCTTCTCATCACTAGAAGTTCATTTGTCAGCAATGCATCCGATATTAGGGACTGCTTCATCATCGGGTTCGCGGTTTTCGAGTTTCTTGGCTCAGTTTCAGAAGGAATCAATGGGCCAAATCTTCTCAAAGTTTTGATGGCTACATGCTTATTTTCTCCACTTGTTGTAGACTTTTCTATCCCTTTTTTCACAATCGAAAATCCTCCCCTCCCCAAAATCTCTGTGATTTCATACTCATCTGAAAGTGATTTTCTTTTCTCTTGTTCCATAACCATCAAATGGTTCCTTGGATTATTGCTTAAGAGAAGATTTCATTACAAGAAAATGAGAATGGAATCTTTTAGTTGAGAAGTCAATTAAAAATGGCAGAGGGAGCTTTGATGATCGAGTAAGAGAAATTTTTCatcataatttaataatatgaaaTGAGGTGGTTAGACACGGATTTACATCAGCTAATCCAccagtttttttatttattatttaaatgtgtaattacaataataattactatataatatGATTGTATGCAAATGGCTGCTAGGAAACatacaaaaagaaaaatttgtccAAAAAAGAGACAAAAGACCAAGTCATTGGGTGACCAAAAAATTATTCTCCCCTTTTTATATTTCTAAgtttattgtgagacggtctcacgaatttttatatgtgaaatGGGTCAACtttatcgatattcataataaaaagtaatactcttagcataaaaagtaatactttttcatggatgacccaaataagagattcgacccacgaaattgatctgtgagaccgtctcacaagagtttttgtgttctttgacaaaaaatttaatttttattatcataaatattaaatttgctaAAAACTAATGAAAAATGTGCACATGAGTACAATAGAGACTAAAACAGTTGTAATCACAAATAATAAAGACAAAAAATATCAGCATCAATCAATTATATAACGTCAGGACCAAAATTAAAGCATCTAAAAATGTTCTGGTTCTTTTACGATTTGCTGCAAAAATCTAGCAACTTGTGAATTTGGGATGCTTTGATCCCCGAGTACATATGATCGATAaactatatatttcaaattttttaatatttatttccaTCGACTAAATCCAAAGATAGTGTTTGTATACTTTTGTTacctaaaaaaataatgaaaaagttGCAAACATTTCATGTCATGCTCCGTAACCGAGACGCGCCATCGACATTATTTAACAATTAAGGTTGTAACAATAAGCCTCGTAGTATATCAAATGACCAAAATGCAAGTCTATTACATAAAACGAATTTGTCTTTACAATACGAATCATAAGTGCAGATGctataacattaaaaaaaaattaacttaaaaaacAATTTCAGAAATCTTATTGTCTCGAAACTTCATCACCAGCCCCGAGACTTGTCTTGTTCATCATCGACCACTTCATATTCATTCTTATCTACGACAGAAGTAAGGAGTGAGTGTTTGGAAAAACACTTTGTAGGTGATGGACGTTCGCACACGCGAATAACgtaaaatacatatatacataattGTGGATGTGACATGTCACAGGACATGAGTTGAGACATAGTATAGAAACAATTCGAAAAAACATTATGATTTTATACCTACTGTACGAGCCATAACTACggtttttttccaaaatttcaagCACATCAAATGAATCGAAGGTAATGAATGAAACACATGGTGTAcgattgaatttttaaaacagAAACATCATTGTTTAAAACATAGATAAgcctaaatttgaaaaatatatataatacaaaagGCAGCTCACCATCTTGAATCGAAACGGGATAGAATCCTTGATGCTTGAAAGTTCCTTTCTTCTTGGTGTTTGATCACGTGTGCTTCTTGATGCCGGATTGTAGCTCAAAATTGTGCAGATTTTCTGCTTACAAGTGGGCAGAGTGACGCCTTATAATTCTTGAAAATCTGCAGCCTAAGGAACTTGAAATTTGAGAGAATTTGTTGTTGAATTGTGGTGTGTTTCTTTTCAGGATAGAACATGCATTTACAGGGCTGAGGGGGACAAATTTGCATAACAAATCATCCTTAATTTTGGCTATTTAGGGCTGAAAATATTCGGCATGATCTACCCCTATCTTGGTTGAATTCTTACCCATACAATTCGGCCTAATCGACCAcgaaataaaaattcataaacatttaaaaatactcTCTAAACTCATGTCTCAAAAATCATAACGTGCGGAAGAaacgcaaggtcctcgggttttcaCGTGCACCCCcagctccgcctactcagtcttcagcgcCTCTAATCTCCACATCCTCATgatcacatgcatcaatcagacctagtgagtcaaaagactcaacacacctgaactgttataacaagtacatatacatatcatgcaacagtgaaaagtactgtagtTAAAATAAGTTTCATGATCCTTAAAAGCATAACATGAACGTAAACATATCGAGTcatatcaaatcatgtcatgtaatgtcatcatatacgtattcattttcttttattgaattcagtttattagttgtgattttcgtatcagctctaggtcaatggatccatctacgtataaccgcggtacccggtgACGGGGAaatcagcgacagttttacccGTCCACTCAGCGACAGTTTTACCTACATATGAGTTTAGAAAACGTAAGTCAGTTATTCAGACAATCAGTTTTTCAGATAGTGAGGATCAGATATTCTTAATCAGAAAAACAGTTCAgaattctaagttttgtcaaacaccgaaaaggaggaaattgttgaatattataaatttcaGAGTTTGAAAAACCAATCAGTAACAGAACTGAAGATCCGAACTAAacaataactgaactgaaagaacGTAACTAATATCAGAGTTGAATGAGACTTATCAAACTGAAATGGACCAAGTAGAACTGAAGTAAACacactaaaattttcaaaagtatAAATAAGTCTCAAACTGATGTATCGGAGATTGATAAATAGAATAACTGAAGACCAGAACTGAAAATATTATTCGCAGAACTGATATAGCTAAGCTGAAACGGTCTAACTGAAGTGATAGCAGAACGTTCAAACAAAAAAGACATCAGTTAGAATTGATCGAATGAACTGATAAATCAACCAGTTTGACTCCTGATCAGTTAGTTACGTTATCAGTTGAAATTTGAATATCAGTAGACAAACTGACATTCCGTACCAAAGTATAACAGACGAAGCATAACAATCTGATACATCGTACCTTTGTAAGAAAAATAATGTCTACATGGACTAAAAGATGACTGAACGGATATCATTAATTAATGTATTCAATGTGACTGTTGTAATCGAACACTATATAGCTGAGGAGTTCAGTTGTGAAAAGGTTAACGATCGAACTAGTGAAAAACAACAGTCATTAACGAATAACAAGAACATTCATTTTTTCAGTCAGTTGCGATTTATTTTCAAGTTTCTATTCAGTTTACAAATCGCAATTTCTAGCTCACAACTCATTGATATATTTGTAACATTCAAACTACTCATTTGAACTATTCAATTATCAATTGATAAGTTTTGTAAGAAAAAATAAGCGTTTCAGTTTGAAAGTGTTTAAATCCAAACTAAAGTGGATTATTACGGATTCattgtaattaatcaaagtctctcaataaatatttatccttaagatagaaggggtgacgtgcgagcatttgaagtctttgaacatccataaaaattctcgtgtgcattttttttttccattcagTTTTCATAATACCTTAGTTATAATATTCAATATATCCTTGAGTTTAATTCCGCACTGATTCTTATTcgaaaaagatttaaaaaaaacctgagtgtttattcaaccctttTCTAAACACTTCACCGATATTAACTGACCCTAACATATTACACTCGATAAGTAATAatcacttggacagtccgagagagggttgttcagtaaattatcaaataatcacTCATTTGTATGAATGAGCATCTTAATACTCTTTCTAATGAAACACGACATTTACGTCACAAATATTAGTCTCAAGCTTAAGGGAATTTTATCTTTGTTTTAGACGTCTGATTCGATTAGGAACCTGCTTATAATATATGGTACACTTActaatgagtttcatggtcttacgttgagaggcagacctcatggtacctattatatattcaaggattttatatatactgcgtacatgagtatacagataaataaatatcataattggaTCAAACagtaaaaattttattaaaataaatattgcttTTACATTATGGTCAATAAAACTCAAACAACAAGTTGACTAACatgacacctactctaacaaaaaaCCCCTAagttatttaataatttgaatatttaattaatgaacttccaataaattaattaattttttaatgccaaagaggcagtttgctTTGCTCAATCAAATTAACCTTTCATAGGTTTTTCTTTACtccacactttttttttttatttcaatcatCTAACATTTATGCAGCTGACGAGCTTAAGATAAAGCTTTGGAAGCATTGTCCGATTTCAAACTAGGGTCGTTCTCATCCTTTTTTCCAATTTTGTTGGATTATGTATATGTCCAATATAGGGCAACCTTCGGCATACTGGCATACACACAATCCGACAAAATCCGGCATTCTCCATGTCTAGAATCTTCATGTTCCCTCTATTAGATCTTTATCGAGCACTTGAACGGGATGGCACGTTAACTCTTTCATGTGCAGGCCAAGCAAATCAACAATTTCATACACCAACTCTATATGGGAACCGAACTTATCTCCTGCAACAAAACTATAGATCTGATTCTTTACTTCAATCCAGCTTTTCCCAGCTGCTTTTTTACTTCCCATTCCTCTCAATAATCTCCTTATCTTAGCAAAATCTCCCCATTTACCATCGGCGGCATATATGTTCGCCACTGCCAAATATGTCCCAGCAAAACTTGGCATCTGATTTAACACGTTTTTTGCATCAAACTTCCCCAGCTCAGCGATCTTATGTGCTTTACAAGCTCCAAGAAATGCCGCCCAAACAGACTCGTCGGGCATGAATGGCATAGACTCTATAAGTTTGTATGCTTCCTTGACTCGCCCGGCACGTCCAAGCAAATCTACAACACACCCGTAAATTTCTTGATCTGGGATGATTTTGTAATGAGCTATCATTGATTTGAAATATCTTAGACCCTCATCAACAAGTCCAGCATGACTACAAGCATTCAAAACTGCCACAAAAACTAGACGGTCAGGGTTGACACCAGATTGAATCATCTGATCAAACAATTCGACGGCATTTTTCCCGTAACCATGGCTACCATATCCAATCATCATGGAAGTCCAAGACACGACATTCTTATCACGCATTTCATCGAAAATTTTGCACGAATTCACAATACTTCCACATTTTGCATACATGTCAATCAACGCATTGGCAGTTCCTACGTCATTACATAGG
This genomic interval from Primulina huaijiensis isolate GDHJ02 chromosome 14, ASM1229523v2, whole genome shotgun sequence contains the following:
- the LOC140957579 gene encoding calcium and calcium/calmodulin-dependent serine/threonine-protein kinase-like, translating into MVMEQEKRKSLSDEYEITEILGRGGFSIVKKGIEKSTTSGENKHVAIKTLRRFGPLIPSETEPRNSKTANPMMKQSLISDALLTNELLVMRRIVEDVSPHPNVIHLYDVYEDNGGVHLILELCSGGELFDRIVAKASFSESDAAVVIKQLAHGLAALHRANVVHRDLKPENCLFLTRDEKSPLKIMDFGLSSVEDFTDPVVGLFGSIDYVSPEALSRNQITSKSDIWSLGVILYILLSGYPPFIAQSNRQKQQMILNGQFSFYEKTWKNISSSVKQLITSLLKVDPDLRPTAEEILQHPWVTGDQAKEEQMDAEIVSRLQSFNARRKFRAAAMASVLSSSFSLKTKKLKSLVGSYDLKPEELENLRTNFKKICKNDQATLPEFEEVLKAMEMLSLVPLAPRIFDLFDNNRDGTVDMREIVGGFSSLKYSKGDDALRLCFQMYDTDRSGCISKEEVAAMLRALPDDCLPIDITEAGKLDEIFDVMDANNDGKVTFEEFKAAMQRDSSLQDAVLSSLRPN
- the LOC140956539 gene encoding putative pentatricopeptide repeat-containing protein At1g56570 isoform X2: MISRKLVRYGQIPLKIRRSLHYGKPDSPNFFHPPFVAKPPSFLATNVIKSYFDGGLVKEARTLFDEMPERDVVSWTAMISGYISCNLHSKAWAMFRDMLRDGVDVHPNEFTLSSVIKACKWMNSLKCGALVHGLAIKNGVTGSLYVDNALMDMYAVCCDCIDDAFLIFEEISTKNSVSWTTLIAGYTHFGDGYERDIITWNTLIAGFEKFHPFVVLNLYTLLELEGLTPNHFTFTSVVASVANIAVLSCGEQVHGRVLIRGLCNDVGTANALIDMYAKCGSIVNSCKIFDEMRDKNVVSWTSMMIGYGSHGYGKNAVELFDQMIQSGVNPDRLVFVAVLNACSHAGLVDEGLRYFKSMIAHYKIIPDQEIYGCVVDLLGRAGRVKEAYKLIESMPFMPDESVWAAFLGACKAHKIAELGKFDAKNVLNQMPSFAGTYLAVANIYAADGKWGDFAKIRRLLRGMGSKKAAGKSWIEVKNQIYSFVAGDKFGSHIELVYEIVDLLGLHMKELTCHPVQVLDKDLIEGT